TTTGTTGAGCCTGTCTAGAACAGGGTATACATTTTTTGAGCCTGTCTATAACAGGGTATACATTTTTTGAGCGGGTCTAGAACAGGGTATACATTTTTTAAGCCTGTCTAGAACAGGGTATACATTTTTTGAGCCGGTCTAGAACAGGGTATACATTTTTTGAGCGGGTctagaacagggtatgtttttCAATGCTTACTAGTTAGAACAGGGTTTCATTTGGCATAGTTATACTTAAAGGTTAGTCAGTAGCCCCCAGGGATACCATGCAGCAAACTTTTTGCTTTTGTATAAGCATATGATTCTTACTAACTGCGACTTTTTGAGGTTaacctttaaaatatttactacaTAATATGTTTTGCTTTGTTTGCATCAGTTTTAATTTAATCATTACATTTGCCTCACATACAAATGTGtcagttataaaaattttaatctgTAATTCTTACATCATAATATTTCAGATGAATGAAGCTGCACTTCTTTCACCTGGAGAATATACAAAAAGTATTGCAAAGAAACTTGATTCAGAAAAACTGAATAGAAAGATTAAGAGGCAAAGTCGTGAGTTCAAGAAAAAAAGGACTGaactaaagaaaaaaaggaataagaAAGAAAGGCGACTAAATATTCATGAACCGGTTTCATATCAATCTGAAGTTGCAACAATAGGTTTATCAGATACTGAGGCTATTACTATACCATCGCCATTGAAATTGGACGGCACAGAATCCTTCACATTTTCTGATCTTGAAACCACAGGTTTAAGTAGAGTAAGTGATATTACTCAGATAGCAGCTGTACATGATACGAAATTATATCAATCTTATGTTTTACCTAGATGCGATATTTCATTTGAAGCCTCAAAAGTAACCGGAATAACCTGCTgtctggctaaaaataaaatgtatgtgcaCGGAAAAGAAGTGGATACTAAATCCCAATATGAATCattattagattttattgaatttttaaaaacaattccaAATCCAATCCTTGTTGGACATAACATATGTAATTTTGACATGGCAATTTTGTCAAACAAATTGAAggaattcaatttattttcttcattttgtaaTGTTACTTCAGGATTTCTTGACACACTTAAATTAGCAAAAAGGATTTTCCCCCGAAATGAAGTAGACAATTACAAACAATCAACTCTTATTTTAAAGTATGTTGGTATGGAATACAGTGCACAAAATGCCACAGAAGACGTACAGTCCCTTCAACATTTatttcaccaaaaaatgaagaataacTGTAAACATATCGATCTACATAGCATTTACTATTGCAGATGCAAATCTACGTATGACAGTTTAGTGCAAAACAAAACTGTGAGCAGAGATACTTGTATGAGACTTGCAAAGAATGGAATATCTTTATCCCACTTACAGATAGCTAACAGTAGAGATGCAAACggaattaaattattgtttcaaGAGTTCAACATTCCTACCAAAACTGCCTCTATATTTGTTTCTGCTTTTGCAACTGAACAGTAAATTTCAATAGTCATGACGAAAGaagtttttgttacaggaatgcTGTTATCAGATTAATATGCACAGAATGTTTGAACTTGTCATAATGTACACCATCAGGTTTATAATGTATCaatttatattgtgttttgtctTGAAAAGATATATTGGTTATTCTTTGCTATGAGCTAAATATCTTACTTGattaatcttttttataaactacATTTGTAGTAACTGCACTTAAATTCGTAGCatacatatttcaaaacaaaaagatctTTCTGAGAAATATTCACAATAAATTTTCTATACAGCTAATTTGGAAACCTCAGAACTAGAATTCATTGTGATAGGACACCATTAATACAGTAatatttgtatgccccacctacaatagtagaggggcattatgttttctggtctgtaagTCTGTTCGTCCCTCGGTTCATTCGTTTGTtagtctgtctgtcccgcttcaggttaaagattttggtgAAGGTAGTTTttgtatgaagttgaagtccaatccacttgaaatttagtatacatgtgccatatggtatgatctttctatttgtaatgtcttattagagttttgaccccaattttacggctcactgaacatggaaaatgatagtcagatttcaggttaaagttttttggtcaaggtagtttttgatgaagttgaagtccaatcaacttgaaacgtagtatacatgttccctatgataagatcattttaattttaatgccaaattagagactttattccaatttcatggtccactaaacatagaaaatgaaagtgcgagtggggcatccgtgtactgtggacacattcttgtttcatcCTTTTTGGAAAGTCTAtgcatgtatgtacatgtatatatatctttactGCAAAgtgataactttttaaaaactacTTCTAGAGGTGTGtggcaaaatatttataaagtcctTTTAACAAACCAATTCTAGGCAAGCAAGCATGAACTTTCACATTGGAATCATTTCAAGAAGTTTGAGTGTTTcatgttttgtaataaatatgaaattactATATTGTATGCCAATGTGATTTGATGATAGATATGAACTCAATTTAATGTCAGTTAGTTTTGTAATAATGTTCattcaatcatattttttttatgataaataataaaattatacctTCTCAAATGGCATACATACTAACTTaggaattctatttttttaaatttcattttggcTTTCTCAAATACATGCATTTAATTTTAGCAGAACATGATTTGCAGAACAGGATGCAACCCTCTGGCGCACCTTGAAAAGTCGTTAGGTTGTAAGTCCCTGGCGTAGATGGAATAAGCTCGTAAACTTGACCTGCTGCAAATCATAGTATGGGGGGAAttggaaattttattttaaaaactggtGTTTGATGAGTATGTATGTTGTTTGGGTGTTTGGTGAATTATATCATTAGTATATTCAGTTATGTTTTCTTGACTTTTTCTCTTTAAACACAAACACTGTGTAAAGGATTAAATATACAATGTGcttcatattttttcatgtttcagtTACTCAAAGAATtccatgaaaacaaaaatttgattgaTCAATGTTGATATCTTACATTTGTActgcagtttaaaaaaaaaatccccaaaacTAAATATATCGGATGGCAACTACTAGACAGCATTTATTTACCCTTTGTATGCTGTTGTTGCACCCTGCTGGAACTAAAGAGTATATTGTTATTATAACAAACTGTTATATTTGaaacatatatactagttcTACTGAGATAATGAGaactttcaacatgttcaaactgcatataaaaaaatagtgaaatatttttatttttctcttggtAAGTGACACATTTAGATCAGATCTCGTGCAGACAGGCTTGGGATCACTTTCTATATACAATGGgtaaagaaagatgtggtgtgagggccaatgagacaactcaccatcgaaataacaatttaaaaaagtaaaccatatagtaatgtatggccttcaacacggagccttggttcacactgaacatcaagctataaaggaccccaaaattactagtgaaaAACCATTCAATCGGGAAAGTGATAGGACGTGCCCCTGGAATAGGTCACCTTTTCAAGTCTGAAAATATGTGATAAGTTGAGAAAACTATCAGAAATATTTGGTAAGGTAAATAAGTTTTCATAACTTTGTCTTTATTGGTGTTCATGTTGTTATCAaccaatttttgacatttttggttTTCCTCTTCTACATGTTCtacattcatgacattacaCATCACAGGATACTCAAACAATATGGGAAAAGGTAACATTTTACCTAGGCAATACAtgaaaaggtttatatttttgttaacctaaattttatgaaaaggaTGGGGTAAAAGAAACACAGCGACACTTATCAATTGAGTATTGAAGCCtccctacccccccccccccctttttgcccCATCTTGAGCAGACAGGTAGCAGATTTGAATAATGCAGAAAGGGACATGCAGActt
The nucleotide sequence above comes from Mytilus trossulus isolate FHL-02 chromosome 5, PNRI_Mtr1.1.1.hap1, whole genome shotgun sequence. Encoded proteins:
- the LOC134718075 gene encoding uncharacterized protein LOC134718075 — protein: CEHHEGKKDTVPSHDCCRNWYGSSKSMEPDMAVYMAHKMNDNECPIDVIHADNDSTTMLKLKLDFENLKKKDDQNHTTKGITKSLIELSKRHKELKPGEVIPYLNRCFMYAITQNSSSELQIDEGLSRIVPHVFGDHELCGAVDWCTFKDDSISFNEDLRRDLENLIEKYKSKASSLRNLGSTQANESFNHSVATKAPKSKHYGGSQSLASRVSSAVLQKNEGCNYLEQMNEAALLSPGEYTKSIAKKLDSEKLNRKIKRQSREFKKKRTELKKKRNKKERRLNIHEPVSYQSEVATIGLSDTEAITIPSPLKLDGTESFTFSDLETTGLSRVSDITQIAAVHDTKLYQSYVLPRCDISFEASKVTGITCCLAKNKMYVHGKEVDTKSQYESLLDFIEFLKTIPNPILVGHNICNFDMAILSNKLKEFNLFSSFCNVTSGFLDTLKLAKRIFPRNEVDNYKQSTLILKYVGMEYSAQNATEDVQSLQHLFHQKMKNNCKHIDLHSIYYCRCKSTYDSLVQNKTVSRDTCMRLAKNGISLSHLQIANSRDANGIKLLFQEFNIPTKTASIFVSAFATEQ